A region from the Solibacillus sp. FSL H8-0523 genome encodes:
- a CDS encoding cation acetate symporter, with amino-acid sequence MNLVSVGFFLGIVGLTLVVTYIAAKRTSSASDFYTAGGGLKGWQNGFAIAGDYLSAAAFLGVSGAIALTGFDGFFFSVGYVVANLVLLYIIAEPMRNLGRYTLADMLTARFNEKRIRGVAATGTIIIVILYMIAQLVGAGALIKLLFGIEYWLAVLIVGVMMTTYVLFGGMTATSWVQIIKAGLLLFGTGLLAVLVFAKFDFNLVKMFDTVSTNYGEEYLVPGMKYTSSIDSLSMMLALVLGTSGLPHILMRFFTVKDAKTARSSISWTTWITSIFFSLTIFLGFGAMHFVGFDAIKAENAAGNTAAPLLAEFLGGNILLSFICAVAFATILAVVSGLVLTGASAISHDIYGEIIMGGKLTEKQQVLAARIGSISIAIVSIILALFAQSLNVSFLVSFAFCIGASANLPVILYTIYWKKFNSNGAIAAMVTGLVSCLVLGAMGPNIWSPTGNAIFVGEPLVNLAVPAIITIPLSFLVGYLASVLTANKVEQAEAERIYKEIRVKAHTGISVQDASH; translated from the coding sequence ATGAACTTAGTATCAGTAGGATTTTTCTTAGGGATTGTCGGCTTAACATTAGTCGTAACGTATATTGCAGCAAAGAGAACCTCTTCTGCGAGTGATTTCTATACAGCTGGCGGTGGTTTAAAGGGTTGGCAAAATGGCTTTGCAATTGCTGGGGATTACTTATCCGCAGCAGCATTCCTTGGGGTGTCCGGAGCAATTGCCTTAACAGGGTTTGACGGCTTCTTCTTCTCTGTCGGTTACGTTGTAGCCAATTTAGTTCTTCTATATATTATCGCAGAACCAATGCGTAACTTAGGACGCTATACATTAGCAGATATGTTAACAGCACGTTTCAATGAAAAACGTATTCGTGGTGTCGCTGCTACAGGTACAATTATTATCGTTATCTTATATATGATCGCCCAATTAGTAGGTGCCGGTGCATTAATTAAACTATTATTCGGCATTGAGTACTGGCTTGCGGTATTAATCGTAGGGGTTATGATGACAACGTACGTACTATTTGGCGGGATGACTGCTACATCTTGGGTACAAATTATTAAAGCGGGTCTCTTATTATTTGGTACAGGCTTACTTGCCGTATTAGTATTTGCGAAGTTTGACTTCAATTTAGTAAAGATGTTTGACACAGTGAGTACGAATTACGGGGAAGAATATTTAGTGCCAGGGATGAAATACACGTCTTCTATTGATTCACTATCTATGATGTTAGCCTTAGTATTAGGTACATCTGGTTTACCGCATATTTTAATGCGCTTCTTTACTGTAAAGGATGCAAAAACAGCTCGTTCATCAATTTCTTGGACAACTTGGATTACATCAATTTTCTTCTCATTAACGATTTTCTTAGGATTCGGCGCAATGCACTTTGTCGGGTTTGATGCGATTAAAGCAGAAAATGCTGCTGGTAATACAGCCGCGCCTTTACTAGCTGAATTTTTAGGTGGCAATATTTTATTATCATTTATTTGCGCAGTAGCATTCGCAACGATTTTAGCCGTAGTATCCGGCTTAGTATTAACAGGTGCGTCTGCGATTTCACATGACATTTACGGTGAAATCATTATGGGTGGTAAATTAACAGAAAAGCAACAAGTATTAGCTGCTCGTATTGGTTCTATTTCAATTGCGATCGTTTCAATCATTTTAGCGTTATTCGCTCAAAGCTTAAACGTATCGTTCTTAGTATCATTTGCCTTCTGTATCGGGGCATCAGCAAACTTACCAGTAATTCTGTACACAATTTACTGGAAGAAGTTCAATTCAAATGGTGCAATTGCTGCCATGGTGACAGGTTTAGTATCTTGTCTAGTGCTAGGTGCAATGGGTCCAAACATTTGGAGCCCTACTGGAAATGCAATTTTTGTCGGTGAACCTTTAGTGAACTTGGCTGTGCCAGCAATTATTACAATTCCACTGAGCTTCCTTGTTGGTTACCTAGCATCTGTACTAACAGCAAATAAAGTAGAACAAGCAGAAGCAGAACGTATTTACAAAGAAATTCGTGTAAAAGCACACACAGGAATTTCTGTACAAGATGCATCACATTAA
- a CDS encoding DUF485 domain-containing protein, with protein MGNTKKPVIDYDKIAAQPSFKQLAKKKNSFLWSMTFIFLALYMLLPILTSYTDILHQKAIGSVTWVWLYSAGLFLMTWGLAHFYVARANKFDKEAKSIIAEYEGGNAK; from the coding sequence ATGGGGAATACAAAAAAACCAGTCATTGATTATGACAAAATCGCAGCTCAACCTTCTTTTAAGCAACTAGCGAAAAAGAAAAATTCTTTCCTGTGGTCTATGACATTTATTTTCTTAGCACTTTATATGTTATTACCAATTTTAACGTCATACACAGACATTCTTCATCAAAAAGCGATCGGTAGCGTTACTTGGGTGTGGCTATACTCGGCAGGCCTATTTCTTATGACATGGGGCTTAGCTCACTTCTATGTTGCACGCGCTAACAAATTTGATAAAGAAGCAAAATCAATCATTGCAGAATATGAAGGAGGTAATGCGAAATGA